The following are encoded in a window of Cydia splendana chromosome 6, ilCydSple1.2, whole genome shotgun sequence genomic DNA:
- the LOC134791378 gene encoding 28 kDa heat- and acid-stable phosphoprotein-like: MPRGKYTNHKGRNRKFTSPEELEEQRKQEELKQKWRKEHGGDDESSSEAESGDNKSGSGSSDESDSDEDHPTKAKGVSGLIEVENPNRVVKKNKKLASLNTSLGEGEKPQLSRREREEVERARAAAAYQKAHAEGKTEQARADLARLAIIRQQREEAAKKREADKKAKDEGPKKR; encoded by the exons ATGCCACGTG GTAAATACACCAATCATAAGGGCCGCAACCGCAAGTTCACCAGCCCCGAGGAGTTGGAAGAACAACGAAAGCAGGAGGAGTTGAAACAAAA ATGGAGAAAGGAGCACGGTGGAGATGACGAGAGCTCCAGTGAGGCAGAATCGGGAGATAACAAATCTGGCTCAGGCAGCAGTGACGAAAGTGACTCAGATGAAGAT CACCCAACAAAAGCAAAGGGAGTCTCTGGTTTAATTGAAGTAGAAAATCCCAACAGAGTGGTAAAGAAGAACAAGAAATTGGCCAGCTTGAATACCTCACTAGGAGAAGGAGAGAAACCTCAGTTATCTAG acgcGAGCGCGAGGAGGTGGAGCgcgcgcgcgcggcggcggcgtaccaGAAGGCGCACGCGGAGGGCAAGACCGAGCAGGCGCGCGCCGACCTGGCGCGCCTCGCCATCATCCGCCAGCAGCGCGAGGAGGCCGCCAAGAAGCGCGAGGCCGACAAGAAGGCCAAGGACGAGGGGCCCAAGAAGAG GTAG